A section of the Aedes aegypti strain LVP_AGWG unplaced genomic scaffold, AaegL5.0 Primary Assembly AGWG_AaegL5_hic_scaff_411_PBJ_arrow, whole genome shotgun sequence genome encodes:
- the LOC110681100 gene encoding uncharacterized protein LOC110681100, whose product MLSWFFLTLNRKINDVNSESDLVAFSQIKNHYSTKYHIDTCLFTAETRTETLQELYDAAAKTPVSAIAEMDRIAGYNESDHLGSDAFLCTPVLGQTRRKLRAKVDMDIETRLVSDG is encoded by the exons ATGTTGAGTTGGTTTTTCTTGACGTTGAACAGGAAAATTAATGATGTCAATT CTGAAAGCGATCTGGTGGCATTCTCTCAGATAAAAAACCACTATAGTACAAAGTACCACATAGATACCTGCTTATTCACTGCCGAAACTCGCACGGAGACGCTACAAGAGTTGTACGATGCTGCGGCCAAAACACCGGTTTCGGCGATTGCGGAAATGGACCGTATCGCCGGTTACAACGAATCTGACCACCTTGGTTCGGATGCTTTCCTATGTACGCCGGTTTTGGGTCAAACGCGACGGAAACTCCGAGCCAAGGTCGACATGGACATCGAAACCAGACTGGTAAGTGATGGTTGA